In Vespa velutina chromosome 14, iVesVel2.1, whole genome shotgun sequence, one DNA window encodes the following:
- the LOC124954053 gene encoding uncharacterized protein LOC124954053 isoform X7 — MKRRRIARSRAKGVPPAGAMRMARKCCVPNCKIDVQEARTKGLPLHKFPKDAVLRGRWLTSGGFETRFKPTPGQVVCHRHFKRADYEAANKTNKLALKKGSVPSVFANYDNHPDRTPKSDSCGETCYSRPESSADSVNLLETSDLMDQQRCKLSAGRNSSIMKEGTLNGTEIKANNMAIQSGIVESEKKVQHVSKDVNPKTEVNGFKKANEKEFDKGNNVKSKTLNRDSLKFFPGAKLEAKDFNEKWYSAKVVETDWVEREVLIHFHKWSARFDEWIPMDSSRLRVLQTETNEQSWVQPSSETNMKEFSVGERILATWADGRKYPAKVNAVLGNDRYDVLFDDGYAKIVRSSKMTKIATPPETQAVKEDGYIGSKQERRDKKRKHTVMELFHTHSRKRSKNESDKTVKKEESVVRNNVESFPEPKIDLDGTLFGPCYDPGTDLLKGFNANVPKTKSLPKKAKKETHKSDTEQEEYVGPAWVDGEPQGIESYIVDGNDGPRRSIIVPDKRLPPGWQKHFTQRKAGTSAGKWDVLFIHKSSGKKFRSRNDIRTFMESQGQFDFDPEKFDFCIHRKKKNHGQKLKQDVPTPEIPKKIKTLLPKVKTPTSNETTLLMSINTTPVNTPVASAGTTGTSVNNGGMIYSAVFIGGLRVEMEDSAYKCPKQGCNKTFRKENLLQMHIKHYHPEYSKFLGSTPNVADLAYARTIGESIDDIIPKKSTPLLEKIHKFGKKKAQERSPVPTSQLRLNFVQPSSPSVSLPTFEEREDEVDQLEKVNELHKEDIKIETMSPISSHSIEIDEEVEKRKENSCAMSPGTLFDMKIREEKPEKVGIKTLLPVRPPVTPEIQRVDRSKSLDDSMHIERGKGQRKRQLSEYSSDVPSKGKRRHGMQDIVDDYGDLDDSAVDAEGPTALIYRYSRRKSDSKSDENSQNSQLNDSRLEKGDPFKGDSAKRDNSNDAEESEGVMMMINGEMVKVEQLRREEIINCTCGYMEEDGLMIQCDLCLCWQHGHCNAIEKEKDVPEKYVCYICRHPYRERPSKKYYHDQDWIKEGKLPSLSTRTKNQNAINKRTAILKRSYDLVAALLQMQQILHSLRVKINVAQKKDHPKLYLWAKNWEKLDVPKPDMEPVPIIEVMKIPIDSTDTSSETSRRTDIKIETKTSVKDDHDDKSIASDSELMKILEEDSSTSDESKVMCKKEDTINSNGGHILLDALTRNGSPDEKQKLKLENAIENINTNGSEDNRSISGLFGDNIHGETNVPEIGQELSTPLQPFIPEPEAPIDSAECRMRLLEHIEHFQSHIDSRLVSIEAQVCALEAMDPDEIIPSPDVQPRTKQTVQMLLRDLNTVRKLAALC, encoded by the exons ATGAAGCGGCGGCGTATAGCGCGCTCGCGTGCTAAGGGGGTACCGCCTGCGGGGGCGATGAGAATGGCGCGCAAATGTTGCGTGCCCAACTGCAAGATCGACGTTCAGGAGGCACGCACCAAGGGTCTGCCGCTTCATAAATTTCCGAAGGACGCTGTACTTAGAGGCAGGTGGTTGACGAGCGGTGGTTTCGAGACGAGATTCAAGCCGACGCCCGGTCAAGTCGTCTGCCACAGACATTTTAAACGTGCCGACTACGAAGCCGCCAATAAAACTAACAAGCTAGCATTGAAGAAAGGCAGCGTTCCCTCGGTCTTTGCGAACTATGACAACCATCCAG ATAGAACTCCAAAGTCTGACAGTTGCGGCGAAACCTGTTATTCCAGACCAGAATCATCTGCCGATTCGGTTAATTTATTGGAGACGTCTGATTTAATGGACCAGCAGAGATGCAAGTTATCTGCGGGAAGGAATTCGAGTATTATGAAAGAAGGAACTCTTAATGGCACAGAAATAAAAGCAAACAATATGGCGATTCAGTCGGGTATAGTTGAATCTGAGAAAAAGGTGCAACATGTTTCCAAAGATGTAAACCCGAAAACAGAAGTAAATGGCTTTAAAAAAGcaaatgagaaagaatttgACAAGGGAAACAATGTGAAAAGCAAAACGTTAAATCGTGATAGTTTAAAATTCTTCCCTGGTGCCAAATTGGAAGCAAAGGACTTCAACGAAAAGTG GTATTCTGCTAAAGTAGTGGAAACAGATTGGGTAGAGAGAGAAGTATTGATACATTTTCATAAGTGGAGTGCAAGATTTGATGAGTGGATACCAATGGATAGTTCGAGACTACGTGTATTACAAACAGAGACaaa CGAGCAATCTTGGGTGCAGCCATCTTC GGAGACGAATATGAAAGAGTTCTCGGTCGGAGAAAGGATCTTAGCTACGTGGGCGGATGGCAGAAAATATCCCGCTAAAGTAAACGCCGTCTTAGGGAATG ACAGGTATGATGTGCTCTTTGATGATGGATATGCAAAGATTGTCAGATCCTCGAAGATGACTAAAATTGCCACTCCGCCCGAAACG CAAGCAGTTAAAGAAGACGGATACATAGGAAGTAAACAAGAGAGGAgggacaagaaaagaaagcataCAGTTATGGAGCTTTTCCATACTCATTCTAGGAAACGTTCCAAAAATGAAAGTGATAAAacagtaaagaaagaagaatccgTTGTTCGAAATAACGTAGAAAGTTTCCCAGAACCTAAGATTGATTTGGATGGTACCCTATTTGGGCCCTGCTATGATCCTGGTACTGATTTATTAAAAGGATTTAATGCAAATGTGCCTAAAACGAAATCATTGCCGAAAAAGGCCAAAAAAGAAACGCATAAATCTGACACGGAGCAAGAGGAATATGTTGGTCCAGCATGGGTTGATGGTGAACCGCAAGGAATTGAATCTTACATTGTAGATGGAAACGATg GGCCACGCCGTTCTATTATTGTACCTGATAAAAGATTACCACCGGGTTGGCAGAAGCACTTTACTCAAAGAAAAGCTGGCACGTCTGCGGGAAAATGggatgttttatttataca TAAATCGAGCGGAAAGAAATTTCGTTCAAGGAACGATATTAGGACATTTATGGAAAGCCAAGGACAGTTTGACTTTGATCCGGAGAAATTTGACTTTTGTATTCaccgtaagaaaaagaatcacgGACAAAAGTTAAAGCAAGATGTTCCTACGCCAGAGATAccaaagaagataaaaacatTGTTGCCTAAAGTAAAAACGCCAACTTCTAATGAAACTACATTACTAATGTCAATTAACACGACGCCCGTTAATACACCAGTTGCATCCGCAGGAACTACTGGAACTTCTGTTAATAACGGCG GAATGATTtatt caGCCGTTTTCATCGGCGGTCTTCGAGTGGAGATGGAAGATAGTGCTTATAAATGTCCTAAACAAGGATGTAATAAAACTTTTcggaaagaaaatcttttgcAAATGCACATAAAACATTATCATCCTgaatattcgaaatttttgGGATCCACACCAAATGTTGCAGATTTGGCATATGCAAGAACGATCGGGGAGTCTATTGACGACATTATTCCAAAGAAATCAACTCCTTTATtggaaaaaattcataaatttggGAAAAAGAAGGCTCAAGAAAGATCACCAGTGCCCACGTCGCAATTAAGATTAAATTTTGTACAGCCTTCTTCCCCATCCGTATCGTTACCAACGTTCGAGGAACGAGAAGATGAAGTTGACCAATTAGAGAAAGTAAATGAACTTCataaagaagatattaaaatagaaaccATGTCACCTATTTCAAGTCATAGTATAGAAATAGATGAGGaagttgaaaaaaggaaagaaaattcgtgTGCGATGTCACCAGGAACACTCTTTGAtatgaaaataagagaagagaaaccgGAGAAAGTTGgaattaaaacattattacCCGTCCGTCCACCTGTAACACCGGAAATACAAAGGGTGGATAGATCGAAATCTTTAGACGATTCTATGCATATTGAAAGGGGTAAAGGTCAGAGGAAACGTCAACTATCGGAATATAGTTCTGATGTACCGTCTAAAGGGAAAAGGCGACATg GTATGCAAGACATTGTAGACGATTATGGAGATCTAGATGACAGTGCTGTAGATGCAGAAGGCCCTACCGCtcttatatatagatacagtCGTAGGAAATCTGACTCCAAAAGCGACGAAAATAGTCAGAATA GTCAACTTAATGATTCTCGCCTTGAGAAAGGCGACCCCTTTAAAGGGGATTCtgcaaaaagagataatagtaatgatgCAGAAg aaagcGAAGGAGTTATGATGATGATCAATGGAGAAATGGTAAAAGTAGAGCAGCTCCGacgagaagaaataattaattgtacctGTGGCTATATGGAAGAAGATGGTTTAATGATACAATGTGACCTTTGTTTGTGTTGGCAACATGGTCACTGTAATgccattgaaaaagaaaaagacgttCCAGAAAAGTATGTTTGTTATATATGCCGACACCCTTATCGTGAACGGccttcgaaaaaatattatcacgaTCAAGATTGGATAAAGGAAGGCAAATTGCCAAG cttATCTACTCGAACGAAGAATCAAAAtgcaattaataaaagaactgCAATATTAAAGCGTTCGTACGATTTAGTTGCGGCCTTACTGCAAATGCAGCAAATTCTCCATAGTCTGAGGGTGAAAATTAATGTAGCTCA GAAAAAAGATCATCCGAAATTATATCTTTGGGCTAAAAATTGGGAAAAATTGGATGTACCCAAGCCTGATATGGAACCTGTTCCAATAATAGAAGTAATGAAAATCCCTATAGATTCTACCGACACAAGTTCTGAAACCTCTAGACGTACCGacataaaaatagaaacgaaaacgTCGGTAAAGGATGATCACGATGACAAATCTATAGCCTCTGATTcggaattaatgaaaattttagaaGAAGATAGCTCGACTTCAGACGAATCGAAAGTTATGTGTAAAAAAGAGGATACGATAAATTCAAACGGCGGTCATATATTATTAGACGCATTAACAAGAAATGGAAGTCCGGACGAAAAGCAGAAGTTAAAGCTTGAAAAtgcaatagaaaatataa ATACAAATGGTTCGGAAGATAACAGATCGATCTCTGGATTATTTGGGGATAATATTCATGGTGAAACTAATGTACCTGAAATTGGACAAGAATTGTCAACTCCATTACAACCATTTATACCAGAACCAGAGGCACCAATTGATTCGGCTGAATGTCGAATGAGATTACTGGAACATATCGAACATTTCCAGAGTCACATAGACTCGAGACTAGTATCTATAGAAGCTCAAGTTTGtg CTTTGGAAGCCATGGATCCTGACGAGATAATACCTAGTCCGGATGTGCAACCTCGTACGAAGCAAACAGTACAAATGTTGCTTAGAGATTTGAATACAGTTCGTAAATTGGCTGCTTTATGTTAA
- the LOC124954053 gene encoding PHD finger protein 20 isoform X3, which yields MKRRRIARSRAKGVPPAGAMRMARKCCVPNCKIDVQEARTKGLPLHKFPKDAVLRGRWLTSGGFETRFKPTPGQVVCHRHFKRADYEAANKTNKLALKKGSVPSVFANYDNHPDPVIMSVKTSTSYAQEDLDLINAEILNMRHSPLISEDRTPKSDSCGETCYSRPESSADSVNLLETSDLMDQQRCKLSAGRNSSIMKEGTLNGTEIKANNMAIQSGIVESEKKVQHVSKDVNPKTEVNGFKKANEKEFDKGNNVKSKTLNRDSLKFFPGAKLEAKDFNEKWYSAKVVETDWVEREVLIHFHKWSARFDEWIPMDSSRLRVLQTETNEQSWVQPSSETNMKEFSVGERILATWADGRKYPAKVNAVLGNDRYDVLFDDGYAKIVRSSKMTKIATPPETQAVKEDGYIGSKQERRDKKRKHTVMELFHTHSRKRSKNESDKTVKKEESVVRNNVESFPEPKIDLDGTLFGPCYDPGTDLLKGFNANVPKTKSLPKKAKKETHKSDTEQEEYVGPAWVDGEPQGIESYIVDGNDGPRRSIIVPDKRLPPGWQKHFTQRKAGTSAGKWDVLFIHKSSGKKFRSRNDIRTFMESQGQFDFDPEKFDFCIHRKKKNHGQKLKQDVPTPEIPKKIKTLLPKVKTPTSNETTLLMSINTTPVNTPVASAGTTGTSVNNGAAVFIGGLRVEMEDSAYKCPKQGCNKTFRKENLLQMHIKHYHPEYSKFLGSTPNVADLAYARTIGESIDDIIPKKSTPLLEKIHKFGKKKAQERSPVPTSQLRLNFVQPSSPSVSLPTFEEREDEVDQLEKVNELHKEDIKIETMSPISSHSIEIDEEVEKRKENSCAMSPGTLFDMKIREEKPEKVGIKTLLPVRPPVTPEIQRVDRSKSLDDSMHIERGKGQRKRQLSEYSSDVPSKGKRRHGMQDIVDDYGDLDDSAVDAEGPTALIYRYSRRKSDSKSDENSQNSQLNDSRLEKGDPFKGDSAKRDNSNDAEESEGVMMMINGEMVKVEQLRREEIINCTCGYMEEDGLMIQCDLCLCWQHGHCNAIEKEKDVPEKYVCYICRHPYRERPSKKYYHDQDWIKEGKLPSLSTRTKNQNAINKRTAILKRSYDLVAALLQMQQILHSLRVKINVAQKKDHPKLYLWAKNWEKLDVPKPDMEPVPIIEVMKIPIDSTDTSSETSRRTDIKIETKTSVKDDHDDKSIASDSELMKILEEDSSTSDESKVMCKKEDTINSNGGHILLDALTRNGSPDEKQKLKLENAIENINTNGSEDNRSISGLFGDNIHGETNVPEIGQELSTPLQPFIPEPEAPIDSAECRMRLLEHIEHFQSHIDSRLVSIEAQVCALEAMDPDEIIPSPDVQPRTKQTVQMLLRDLNTVRKLAALC from the exons ATGAAGCGGCGGCGTATAGCGCGCTCGCGTGCTAAGGGGGTACCGCCTGCGGGGGCGATGAGAATGGCGCGCAAATGTTGCGTGCCCAACTGCAAGATCGACGTTCAGGAGGCACGCACCAAGGGTCTGCCGCTTCATAAATTTCCGAAGGACGCTGTACTTAGAGGCAGGTGGTTGACGAGCGGTGGTTTCGAGACGAGATTCAAGCCGACGCCCGGTCAAGTCGTCTGCCACAGACATTTTAAACGTGCCGACTACGAAGCCGCCAATAAAACTAACAAGCTAGCATTGAAGAAAGGCAGCGTTCCCTCGGTCTTTGCGAACTATGACAACCATCCAG ATCCAGTAATCATGTCAGTAAAGACCTCTACTTCTTATGCGCAAGAAGATCTGGATTTAATTAATGcggaaattttaaatatgagaCATTCTCCTTTAATATCCGAAGATAGAACTCCAAAGTCTGACAGTTGCGGCGAAACCTGTTATTCCAGACCAGAATCATCTGCCGATTCGGTTAATTTATTGGAGACGTCTGATTTAATGGACCAGCAGAGATGCAAGTTATCTGCGGGAAGGAATTCGAGTATTATGAAAGAAGGAACTCTTAATGGCACAGAAATAAAAGCAAACAATATGGCGATTCAGTCGGGTATAGTTGAATCTGAGAAAAAGGTGCAACATGTTTCCAAAGATGTAAACCCGAAAACAGAAGTAAATGGCTTTAAAAAAGcaaatgagaaagaatttgACAAGGGAAACAATGTGAAAAGCAAAACGTTAAATCGTGATAGTTTAAAATTCTTCCCTGGTGCCAAATTGGAAGCAAAGGACTTCAACGAAAAGTG GTATTCTGCTAAAGTAGTGGAAACAGATTGGGTAGAGAGAGAAGTATTGATACATTTTCATAAGTGGAGTGCAAGATTTGATGAGTGGATACCAATGGATAGTTCGAGACTACGTGTATTACAAACAGAGACaaa CGAGCAATCTTGGGTGCAGCCATCTTC GGAGACGAATATGAAAGAGTTCTCGGTCGGAGAAAGGATCTTAGCTACGTGGGCGGATGGCAGAAAATATCCCGCTAAAGTAAACGCCGTCTTAGGGAATG ACAGGTATGATGTGCTCTTTGATGATGGATATGCAAAGATTGTCAGATCCTCGAAGATGACTAAAATTGCCACTCCGCCCGAAACG CAAGCAGTTAAAGAAGACGGATACATAGGAAGTAAACAAGAGAGGAgggacaagaaaagaaagcataCAGTTATGGAGCTTTTCCATACTCATTCTAGGAAACGTTCCAAAAATGAAAGTGATAAAacagtaaagaaagaagaatccgTTGTTCGAAATAACGTAGAAAGTTTCCCAGAACCTAAGATTGATTTGGATGGTACCCTATTTGGGCCCTGCTATGATCCTGGTACTGATTTATTAAAAGGATTTAATGCAAATGTGCCTAAAACGAAATCATTGCCGAAAAAGGCCAAAAAAGAAACGCATAAATCTGACACGGAGCAAGAGGAATATGTTGGTCCAGCATGGGTTGATGGTGAACCGCAAGGAATTGAATCTTACATTGTAGATGGAAACGATg GGCCACGCCGTTCTATTATTGTACCTGATAAAAGATTACCACCGGGTTGGCAGAAGCACTTTACTCAAAGAAAAGCTGGCACGTCTGCGGGAAAATGggatgttttatttataca TAAATCGAGCGGAAAGAAATTTCGTTCAAGGAACGATATTAGGACATTTATGGAAAGCCAAGGACAGTTTGACTTTGATCCGGAGAAATTTGACTTTTGTATTCaccgtaagaaaaagaatcacgGACAAAAGTTAAAGCAAGATGTTCCTACGCCAGAGATAccaaagaagataaaaacatTGTTGCCTAAAGTAAAAACGCCAACTTCTAATGAAACTACATTACTAATGTCAATTAACACGACGCCCGTTAATACACCAGTTGCATCCGCAGGAACTACTGGAACTTCTGTTAATAACGGCG caGCCGTTTTCATCGGCGGTCTTCGAGTGGAGATGGAAGATAGTGCTTATAAATGTCCTAAACAAGGATGTAATAAAACTTTTcggaaagaaaatcttttgcAAATGCACATAAAACATTATCATCCTgaatattcgaaatttttgGGATCCACACCAAATGTTGCAGATTTGGCATATGCAAGAACGATCGGGGAGTCTATTGACGACATTATTCCAAAGAAATCAACTCCTTTATtggaaaaaattcataaatttggGAAAAAGAAGGCTCAAGAAAGATCACCAGTGCCCACGTCGCAATTAAGATTAAATTTTGTACAGCCTTCTTCCCCATCCGTATCGTTACCAACGTTCGAGGAACGAGAAGATGAAGTTGACCAATTAGAGAAAGTAAATGAACTTCataaagaagatattaaaatagaaaccATGTCACCTATTTCAAGTCATAGTATAGAAATAGATGAGGaagttgaaaaaaggaaagaaaattcgtgTGCGATGTCACCAGGAACACTCTTTGAtatgaaaataagagaagagaaaccgGAGAAAGTTGgaattaaaacattattacCCGTCCGTCCACCTGTAACACCGGAAATACAAAGGGTGGATAGATCGAAATCTTTAGACGATTCTATGCATATTGAAAGGGGTAAAGGTCAGAGGAAACGTCAACTATCGGAATATAGTTCTGATGTACCGTCTAAAGGGAAAAGGCGACATg GTATGCAAGACATTGTAGACGATTATGGAGATCTAGATGACAGTGCTGTAGATGCAGAAGGCCCTACCGCtcttatatatagatacagtCGTAGGAAATCTGACTCCAAAAGCGACGAAAATAGTCAGAATA GTCAACTTAATGATTCTCGCCTTGAGAAAGGCGACCCCTTTAAAGGGGATTCtgcaaaaagagataatagtaatgatgCAGAAg aaagcGAAGGAGTTATGATGATGATCAATGGAGAAATGGTAAAAGTAGAGCAGCTCCGacgagaagaaataattaattgtacctGTGGCTATATGGAAGAAGATGGTTTAATGATACAATGTGACCTTTGTTTGTGTTGGCAACATGGTCACTGTAATgccattgaaaaagaaaaagacgttCCAGAAAAGTATGTTTGTTATATATGCCGACACCCTTATCGTGAACGGccttcgaaaaaatattatcacgaTCAAGATTGGATAAAGGAAGGCAAATTGCCAAG cttATCTACTCGAACGAAGAATCAAAAtgcaattaataaaagaactgCAATATTAAAGCGTTCGTACGATTTAGTTGCGGCCTTACTGCAAATGCAGCAAATTCTCCATAGTCTGAGGGTGAAAATTAATGTAGCTCA GAAAAAAGATCATCCGAAATTATATCTTTGGGCTAAAAATTGGGAAAAATTGGATGTACCCAAGCCTGATATGGAACCTGTTCCAATAATAGAAGTAATGAAAATCCCTATAGATTCTACCGACACAAGTTCTGAAACCTCTAGACGTACCGacataaaaatagaaacgaaaacgTCGGTAAAGGATGATCACGATGACAAATCTATAGCCTCTGATTcggaattaatgaaaattttagaaGAAGATAGCTCGACTTCAGACGAATCGAAAGTTATGTGTAAAAAAGAGGATACGATAAATTCAAACGGCGGTCATATATTATTAGACGCATTAACAAGAAATGGAAGTCCGGACGAAAAGCAGAAGTTAAAGCTTGAAAAtgcaatagaaaatataa ATACAAATGGTTCGGAAGATAACAGATCGATCTCTGGATTATTTGGGGATAATATTCATGGTGAAACTAATGTACCTGAAATTGGACAAGAATTGTCAACTCCATTACAACCATTTATACCAGAACCAGAGGCACCAATTGATTCGGCTGAATGTCGAATGAGATTACTGGAACATATCGAACATTTCCAGAGTCACATAGACTCGAGACTAGTATCTATAGAAGCTCAAGTTTGtg CTTTGGAAGCCATGGATCCTGACGAGATAATACCTAGTCCGGATGTGCAACCTCGTACGAAGCAAACAGTACAAATGTTGCTTAGAGATTTGAATACAGTTCGTAAATTGGCTGCTTTATGTTAA